In one Pseudomonas sp. 31-12 genomic region, the following are encoded:
- a CDS encoding sigma-54-dependent Fis family transcriptional regulator — protein sequence MAAPAPVLSHDTIIQDSWSRCRAFGLNHQSAPAFDQLPAEGIAQLLESQHSLVQTTHQEVLPYYENILSNSNCLIMLADNQGQVLTSWGTQRFIEPSLTRGFSAGASWMERCSGTNAIGTALACEQAVHIEHDEHFLKANRFMTGSAAPIFDAERKVIAVLDVSSDSYLPPSHTLGMVKMMSQTVENRLILNLFHGQHFQLTFNTGLNNLDSQWAGLLIFDETGQVLSANRRADNLLGISLSRVSVESLFKVSLLELLNQPEGLPFALQASGRNRFQCLLKRPKQMPIQARLFSETKSAEPAVAAPAAISLNTLHFGDSRVEKAVRQAERLLEKDIPLLIHGETGVGKEVFVKALHQASSRSKQPFIAVNCAAIPAELVESELFGYEKGAFTGANQKGSIGLIRKADKGTLFLDEIGDMPLPTQARLLRVLQERCVQPVGSSELFPVDIRIISATNRSLREQVQLGRFREDLYYRIGGLTLELPPLRERSDKQALFKRLWEQHREPSQWAGLSREVMELFGRHPWPGNLRQVSSVMQVALAMAEEQPVRPEHLPDDFFVDLEMEPVESQEPLAVDLNDAEDLNRLLQAAGGNISHLARRLGVSRNTLYKRLRQAE from the coding sequence ATGGCCGCACCTGCCCCCGTTTTGTCCCACGACACCATCATCCAGGACTCCTGGTCCCGCTGTCGCGCGTTCGGCCTCAACCATCAAAGCGCCCCGGCGTTCGATCAGCTCCCGGCCGAAGGCATCGCCCAGTTGCTGGAAAGCCAGCATTCCCTGGTGCAGACCACCCACCAGGAAGTCCTGCCGTACTACGAAAATATCCTGAGCAACTCCAATTGCCTGATCATGCTCGCCGACAATCAGGGCCAGGTGCTGACGTCCTGGGGCACCCAGCGTTTTATCGAGCCGAGCCTGACCCGCGGCTTTAGCGCCGGCGCCAGCTGGATGGAGCGTTGCAGCGGCACCAACGCGATCGGCACTGCCCTGGCCTGCGAGCAAGCGGTGCACATCGAGCACGATGAGCATTTCCTCAAGGCCAACCGCTTCATGACCGGTTCCGCCGCGCCGATTTTCGATGCCGAACGCAAGGTGATCGCGGTGCTGGACGTGTCCAGCGACAGCTACCTTCCGCCGTCCCACACCCTCGGCATGGTCAAGATGATGAGCCAGACCGTGGAAAACCGGCTGATCCTCAACCTCTTCCACGGCCAGCATTTTCAACTGACCTTCAACACCGGGTTGAACAACCTCGACAGCCAATGGGCCGGCTTGTTGATCTTCGATGAAACCGGCCAGGTGCTGTCCGCCAATCGCCGGGCTGACAATCTGCTGGGTATCAGCCTGTCCCGGGTCAGTGTCGAGAGCCTATTCAAGGTGTCGCTGCTGGAATTGCTGAACCAGCCGGAAGGCCTGCCTTTTGCGCTGCAAGCCTCCGGGCGCAACCGTTTTCAATGCCTGTTGAAACGGCCGAAACAGATGCCGATTCAAGCTAGACTGTTTTCTGAAACCAAAAGCGCGGAACCGGCCGTGGCCGCGCCCGCTGCGATCAGCCTAAATACCCTGCATTTCGGCGACAGTCGCGTGGAAAAAGCCGTACGCCAGGCCGAGCGCTTGCTGGAAAAAGACATTCCGCTGTTGATCCACGGTGAAACCGGGGTCGGCAAGGAAGTCTTCGTCAAAGCCCTGCATCAGGCCAGTTCGCGAAGCAAACAACCGTTCATTGCCGTCAACTGTGCAGCGATCCCCGCTGAACTGGTGGAATCCGAGTTATTTGGCTACGAGAAAGGTGCATTCACCGGCGCCAACCAGAAAGGCAGCATCGGTCTGATCCGCAAGGCTGACAAAGGCACCCTCTTTCTCGATGAAATCGGCGACATGCCGCTACCGACCCAGGCACGGCTGCTGAGGGTGTTGCAGGAACGTTGCGTGCAACCGGTGGGCAGTAGCGAGCTGTTCCCGGTGGACATCCGCATCATCTCGGCGACCAACCGTTCGTTGCGCGAACAGGTGCAGCTCGGCCGGTTTCGTGAGGATCTTTATTACCGGATCGGCGGCTTGACCCTGGAATTACCGCCGCTCAGGGAACGCAGTGACAAACAGGCGCTGTTCAAGCGCTTGTGGGAACAGCATCGCGAGCCATCGCAGTGGGCCGGATTGAGCCGTGAAGTGATGGAGTTGTTCGGCCGCCACCCGTGGCCAGGGAATTTACGTCAGGTCAGCAGCGTGATGCAGGTGGCGCTGGCCATGGCCGAAGAACAACCGGTACGGCCGGAGCATTTGCCGGATGATTTTTTTGTCGATCTGGAGATGGAGCCGGTGGAATCGCAAGAGCCGCTGGCGGTGGATTTGAATGATGCCGAGGATTTGAATCGGTTGTTGCAGGCGGCTGGGGGGAATATTTCGCACCTCGCCCGGCGTCTCGGAGTCAGCCGCAACACCTTATACAAGCGGTTGCGCCAGGCTGAATGA
- a CDS encoding carbohydrate ABC transporter permease → MNKVQNNKAWWLVLPVFLLVAFSAVIPMMTVVNYSVQDIFDQSSRYFVGADWYKQVLLDPRLHDSLLRQFIYSACVLLIEIPLGIAIALTMPTKGRWSSLVLIILAIPLLIPWNVVGTIWQIFGRADIGLLGASLKAMGINYNYAANTMDAWVTVLVMDVWHWTSLVALLCFSGLRAIPDVYYQAARIDRASAWAVFRHIQLPKLKSVLLIAVMLRFMDSFMIYTEPFVLTGGGPGNATTFLSQTLTQMAVGQFDLGPAAAFSLVYFLIILLVSWLFYTAMTHSDANR, encoded by the coding sequence ATGAACAAGGTGCAGAACAACAAGGCCTGGTGGCTGGTGCTGCCGGTGTTTCTGCTGGTGGCGTTCAGTGCGGTGATCCCGATGATGACCGTGGTCAACTACTCGGTGCAGGACATCTTCGACCAGTCCAGCCGCTACTTCGTCGGCGCCGACTGGTACAAGCAGGTGCTGCTCGATCCACGGTTGCACGACTCGCTGCTGCGGCAATTCATCTATTCCGCCTGCGTATTGCTGATCGAAATCCCCCTGGGCATCGCCATCGCCCTGACCATGCCGACCAAGGGCCGCTGGTCGTCGCTGGTGCTGATTATCCTGGCGATTCCGCTGCTGATTCCGTGGAACGTGGTCGGCACTATCTGGCAGATTTTCGGTCGTGCGGACATCGGTCTGCTCGGGGCCAGCCTCAAGGCGATGGGCATCAACTACAACTACGCGGCCAACACCATGGACGCCTGGGTCACGGTGCTGGTGATGGACGTCTGGCATTGGACGTCGCTGGTGGCGCTTTTGTGCTTCTCCGGGTTGCGGGCGATTCCGGACGTGTATTACCAGGCCGCGCGGATTGACCGGGCATCGGCCTGGGCGGTTTTCCGACACATCCAGTTGCCCAAGCTCAAGAGCGTGCTGCTGATCGCGGTGATGCTGCGCTTCATGGACAGTTTCATGATCTACACCGAGCCCTTCGTCCTCACGGGCGGCGGACCGGGGAATGCCACGACCTTCTTGAGTCAGACCTTGACTCAGATGGCTGTAGGGCAATTCGACCTCGGCCCGGCGGCAGCTTTCTCGCTGGTGTACTTCCTGATCATCCTGTTGGTGTCCTGGCTGTTCTACACCGCCATGACTCACTCTGACGCCAACCGCTGA
- a CDS encoding carbohydrate ABC transporter permease: MSKRKLIPLLIYILFLLVPIYWLLNMSFKSNTEILGGLTLFPQDFTFANYKVIFTDPSWYNGYLNSLYYVSLNTIISLSVALPAAYAFSRYRFLGDKHLFFWLLTNRMAPPAVFLLPFFQLYSSIGLFDTHIAVALAHCLFNVPLAVWILEGFMSGVPKEIDETAYIDGYSFPKFFVKIFVPLIGSGIGVTAFFCFMFSWVELLLARTLTSVNAKPIAAVMTRTVSASGIDWGVLAAAGVLTILPGMLVIWFVRNHVAKGFALGRV, translated from the coding sequence ATGAGCAAGAGAAAGCTGATTCCGTTGCTGATCTACATCCTGTTCCTGCTGGTGCCGATCTACTGGCTGCTGAACATGTCCTTCAAGAGCAACACCGAAATCCTCGGCGGTCTGACGCTGTTTCCGCAGGATTTCACCTTTGCCAACTACAAGGTGATCTTCACCGATCCGAGTTGGTACAACGGTTACCTCAACTCGCTGTACTACGTGAGCCTGAACACGATCATTTCCCTGAGCGTGGCGTTGCCGGCGGCCTACGCGTTCTCGCGCTATCGCTTTCTGGGTGACAAGCACCTGTTTTTCTGGCTGCTGACCAACCGCATGGCGCCACCGGCGGTGTTCCTGTTGCCGTTCTTCCAGCTGTATTCCTCGATCGGTTTGTTCGACACGCACATCGCGGTGGCCCTGGCCCACTGCCTGTTCAACGTGCCGTTGGCGGTGTGGATTCTTGAAGGCTTCATGTCCGGCGTTCCGAAAGAAATCGACGAAACCGCTTACATTGACGGCTACAGTTTCCCCAAGTTCTTCGTGAAGATCTTCGTCCCGCTGATCGGCTCGGGGATCGGCGTCACGGCGTTCTTCTGCTTCATGTTTTCCTGGGTCGAACTGCTGCTGGCACGGACGCTGACATCGGTGAACGCCAAACCGATTGCGGCGGTGATGACCCGCACGGTCTCGGCGTCCGGCATCGACTGGGGCGTGCTGGCGGCGGCGGGGGTATTGACCATCCTGCCGGGCATGCTGGTGATCTGGTTTGTTCGCAACCACGTGGCCAAGGGCTTTGCCCTGGGCCGGGTCTGA
- a CDS encoding DUF2160 domain-containing protein, translating into MEWMSWTVPTAAFFIAIGLILAGMTTWELRSPSVPRRGFLPIATTRGDRLFIGLLGSAYLHLLVIGVTDWSIWVAFALSLVWLLAVMRWG; encoded by the coding sequence ATGGAATGGATGAGCTGGACTGTCCCCACGGCGGCGTTCTTCATCGCCATTGGCCTGATCCTGGCGGGCATGACGACCTGGGAATTACGTTCGCCGAGTGTCCCTCGGCGTGGTTTCTTGCCGATTGCCACCACCCGTGGCGATCGGCTGTTTATCGGTCTTCTCGGCAGCGCCTACCTGCATTTGCTGGTAATCGGCGTCACCGACTGGAGCATCTGGGTTGCGTTCGCGTTGTCCCTGGTGTGGCTGTTGGCTGTGATGCGTTGGGGCTAG
- a CDS encoding ABC transporter ATP-binding protein yields the protein MAEIRLQNLAHSYTSTPTGPEDYAIREMDHVWEQGGAYALLGPSGCGKSTLLNIISGLLSPSQGQVLFDSKVVNDLTPEKRNIAQVFQFPVVYDTMTVFDNLAFPLRNQGMAEAKIHSKVQEIAEVLDLQALLSKKARNLTADEKQKVSMGRGLVRDDVSAILFDEPLTVIDPHLKWKLRRKLKQIHEQFNITMVYVTHDQLEASTFADKIAVMYGGQIVQFGTPRELFERPTHTFVGYFIGSPGMNLIEVQPQPGGVGFASTHLPLSDAQQKRIAESEWKTLKVGIRPEFVHVWDEPFDDAMQAQVVHVEDLGTYKIMTLNLDGAPLKVRLAEDKPVPEGTAWISFPAQWLMVYADDYLLPAQANHEVQP from the coding sequence ATGGCCGAAATCCGTTTGCAGAACCTCGCCCACAGCTACACCAGCACGCCGACCGGTCCCGAGGATTACGCGATCCGCGAGATGGACCACGTCTGGGAGCAGGGCGGTGCTTATGCCTTGCTCGGGCCTTCGGGCTGCGGCAAGTCGACGTTGCTCAACATCATTTCCGGGTTGCTCAGCCCGTCCCAGGGCCAGGTGCTGTTCGACAGCAAAGTGGTCAATGACCTGACTCCCGAGAAGCGCAATATCGCCCAGGTTTTCCAGTTTCCGGTGGTGTACGACACCATGACGGTGTTCGACAACCTGGCGTTCCCGCTACGCAATCAAGGCATGGCCGAAGCAAAAATTCACAGCAAGGTGCAGGAAATTGCCGAGGTCCTTGACCTTCAAGCGCTGCTGAGCAAAAAGGCGCGCAACCTCACTGCCGATGAAAAACAGAAAGTCTCCATGGGCCGTGGGCTGGTGCGCGACGACGTCTCGGCGATCCTGTTTGATGAGCCGCTGACGGTAATCGACCCGCACCTGAAGTGGAAACTGCGGCGCAAGCTCAAGCAGATCCACGAGCAGTTCAACATCACCATGGTCTACGTCACCCATGATCAGCTCGAAGCCTCGACCTTCGCCGACAAGATCGCGGTGATGTACGGCGGCCAGATCGTGCAATTCGGCACCCCGCGGGAATTGTTCGAGCGGCCGACCCACACCTTTGTCGGCTATTTCATCGGCAGTCCGGGAATGAACCTGATCGAGGTGCAGCCACAACCGGGCGGCGTCGGTTTTGCTTCGACGCACCTGCCTTTGTCCGACGCGCAACAGAAACGCATCGCCGAATCGGAATGGAAAACCCTGAAGGTCGGCATCCGTCCGGAGTTCGTGCACGTGTGGGACGAGCCGTTCGATGACGCGATGCAGGCACAAGTCGTACACGTCGAAGACCTCGGCACCTACAAGATCATGACCCTGAACCTCGACGGCGCGCCGTTGAAAGTGCGTCTGGCCGAAGACAAACCGGTGCCGGAAGGCACGGCCTGGATCAGCTTCCCGGCGCAGTGGTTGATGGTCTATGCGGACGATTACCTTCTGCCAGCGCAAGCCAATCATGAGGTGCAGCCATGA
- a CDS encoding ABC transporter substrate-binding protein has translation MFDKNNKLRHSISLAAMLALSGLSASAWADAYEDAAKKWIGSEFKPSTLTPEQQLEELKWFIKAAEPFRGMSIKVVSETIATHEYESKTLAKAFTEITGIKLTHDLLQEGDVVEKLQTQMQSDKNIYDGWVNDSDLIGTHFRYGKTESITDLMANEGKNFTSPTLDLKDFIGISFTTAPDGKIYQLPDQQFANLYWFRADWFERPELKAKFKEKYGYELGVPVNWSAYEDIAKFFSEDVKEIDGKRVYGHMDYGKKDPSLGWRFTDAWFSMAGAGDKGIPNGLPVDEWGIRVEDCHPVGSSVTRGGDTNGPAAVYATQKYVDWLKAYAPPEAAGMTFSESGPVPSQGNIAQQIFWYTAFTADMTKPGLPVMNADGTPKWRMAPSPRGPYWEEGMKLGYQDVGSWTFMKSTPEKQKLAAWLYAQFVTSKTVSLKKTIVGLTPIRESDINSQAMTDLAPKLGGLVEFYRSPARVQWTPTGTNVPDYPRLAQLWWSHIAEAASGEKTPQQALDGLAKDQDAIMARLERSKAQATCAPKMNPERDAQYWFDQPGAPKPKLANEKPKGETVSYAELLKSWEAARK, from the coding sequence ATGTTCGACAAAAACAATAAGCTGCGACATAGCATTTCATTGGCAGCCATGCTGGCACTCAGCGGTCTGAGCGCTTCGGCCTGGGCCGATGCCTACGAAGACGCCGCGAAGAAATGGATCGGCAGCGAATTCAAACCGTCCACCCTCACGCCCGAGCAGCAGCTCGAAGAGCTGAAGTGGTTCATCAAGGCCGCGGAGCCTTTTCGCGGGATGAGCATCAAGGTGGTTTCGGAAACCATCGCGACCCACGAATATGAATCCAAAACCCTGGCCAAGGCCTTCACCGAAATCACCGGGATCAAGCTGACCCACGACTTGCTGCAGGAAGGCGACGTGGTGGAAAAGCTGCAAACCCAGATGCAGTCGGACAAAAACATCTATGACGGTTGGGTCAACGACTCGGACCTGATCGGTACGCACTTTCGCTACGGCAAGACCGAATCGATCACCGACCTGATGGCCAACGAAGGCAAGAACTTCACTTCGCCGACCCTGGACCTCAAGGACTTTATCGGCATTTCGTTCACCACTGCACCGGACGGCAAGATCTATCAATTGCCTGACCAACAGTTCGCCAACCTGTACTGGTTCCGCGCCGACTGGTTCGAACGGCCGGAGCTCAAAGCCAAGTTCAAGGAAAAGTACGGCTACGAATTGGGTGTGCCGGTGAACTGGTCGGCCTATGAAGACATCGCCAAGTTCTTCAGCGAAGACGTCAAGGAGATCGACGGCAAACGTGTCTACGGGCACATGGACTACGGCAAGAAAGACCCGTCTCTCGGCTGGCGCTTCACCGATGCCTGGTTCTCCATGGCCGGTGCCGGCGACAAAGGCATTCCCAATGGCTTGCCGGTGGACGAGTGGGGCATCCGCGTCGAGGATTGCCACCCGGTCGGTTCCAGCGTGACCCGTGGCGGCGACACCAACGGCCCGGCGGCGGTCTATGCGACGCAGAAATACGTCGACTGGCTCAAGGCCTACGCACCACCGGAAGCGGCAGGCATGACCTTCTCCGAATCCGGCCCGGTGCCGTCCCAAGGCAACATCGCCCAACAGATCTTCTGGTACACCGCGTTCACCGCCGACATGACCAAACCGGGCCTGCCGGTAATGAACGCCGACGGCACGCCGAAATGGCGGATGGCGCCATCTCCACGCGGACCGTATTGGGAGGAGGGCATGAAGCTGGGGTATCAGGATGTGGGTTCCTGGACGTTCATGAAATCCACGCCTGAGAAGCAGAAACTGGCGGCCTGGCTCTATGCGCAATTCGTGACCTCGAAAACTGTGTCGCTGAAGAAAACCATCGTCGGCCTGACGCCGATTCGTGAGTCGGACATCAACTCGCAAGCCATGACCGACCTGGCACCGAAACTCGGCGGCCTGGTCGAGTTCTATCGCAGTCCGGCCCGCGTGCAATGGACCCCGACCGGGACCAACGTGCCGGACTATCCACGCTTGGCACAACTGTGGTGGAGCCACATCGCGGAAGCGGCCAGTGGCGAGAAGACTCCGCAACAGGCGCTGGATGGCCTGGCCAAGGATCAGGACGCGATCATGGCGCGTCTGGAACGCTCGAAGGCGCAAGCCACCTGCGCACCGAAAATGAACCCGGAGCGCGATGCTCAATACTGGTTCGATCAGCCGGGTGCTCCGAAGCCGAAACTGGCGAACGAGAAGCCTAAAGGTGAAACCGTGAGCTATGCCGAACTGCTGAAATCGTGGGAGGCGGCGCGCAAGTAA
- a CDS encoding alpha/beta fold hydrolase, with the protein MVNSGYYSTGDGHQLYWERHGTPGGEPIFFLHGGPGGCSDSRHLEFFDERCFDIILFDQRGCGRSVPHGERQHNDTGLCVEDIDALRQHLGFEKISMLGVSWGSWLAIQYQQRYPEAVLKTTLVSVFVPFAANVNAYDQTLNDGLSAMAHGACAVSAGAIYQLLDNGCAIQQRQAALHWLRATLQLSGQSMQPSALEEFVDDEAVRAIRLELHYHVNQYFFTCTDEAPSLDAHTEVIQGIRDTFGMSSVRWLRQRQPLRCRLLFAGHNAFDLPILKAVRQSLKRESER; encoded by the coding sequence ATGGTGAACAGTGGCTACTACTCGACCGGCGACGGTCACCAACTCTATTGGGAGCGGCACGGCACACCCGGTGGCGAACCGATATTTTTCCTGCATGGCGGACCGGGGGGTTGCAGCGACAGCCGTCATCTCGAGTTCTTCGATGAACGCTGTTTCGACATTATCCTGTTCGACCAGCGCGGCTGCGGCCGCTCCGTTCCCCACGGCGAACGCCAACACAACGACACCGGGCTTTGCGTCGAAGACATCGACGCCCTGCGGCAGCATCTGGGGTTCGAAAAAATCAGCATGCTCGGCGTCTCATGGGGCAGCTGGCTGGCCATTCAATACCAGCAACGCTATCCAGAGGCCGTTCTGAAAACCACACTGGTCTCAGTATTCGTACCGTTTGCAGCCAACGTAAATGCCTACGATCAAACCTTGAATGACGGCCTGTCGGCCATGGCACATGGGGCATGCGCCGTCAGTGCCGGTGCGATCTACCAACTCCTGGACAATGGCTGCGCAATCCAGCAGCGTCAGGCGGCCCTCCACTGGTTAAGGGCGACTTTGCAATTGAGCGGACAATCGATGCAGCCGAGCGCACTCGAAGAATTCGTGGACGACGAAGCCGTGCGCGCTATCCGCCTGGAATTGCATTACCACGTAAACCAGTACTTCTTCACATGCACGGACGAAGCGCCTTCGCTTGATGCCCATACTGAAGTGATCCAAGGCATCAGAGACACCTTCGGCATGTCCAGCGTGCGGTGGCTTCGGCAGCGCCAGCCGCTGCGGTGCCGGCTACTCTTCGCCGGACACAATGCCTTCGACCTCCCGATTCTGAAAGCCGTGCGCCAGTCGCTGAAACGTGAAAGTGAGCGTTAA
- a CDS encoding trans-aconitate 2-methyltransferase, giving the protein MTPALCREHHLAQSFPRREASPGELDRFIEPFGSGLHHVFVLRVGGNEWVGRKVLQYCETVGWHISSVLQPWMLLGPLVQWHWGNQGTVIYFRAVSAQEKETAFHNALTQSGSEVSFPFPAMDDSGRECVCPPEYWQCNESLATQLDADEGHFRQHCTSLLKNLSSPGAVIHDPACSTGEFIAHLAGELPDRQCLGSDRSASMIDYAKKHHGTSAARFYLADAHHIATTGIQCDVLIIRFLNAEVMTRKDAQRALLDMAAGVKPGGTIFLFGHTPVLIAVPYMAQALKLELISSVAARPGHTELFQFYRLRTPA; this is encoded by the coding sequence ATGACCCCTGCCCTTTGTCGAGAACACCACCTCGCTCAATCATTCCCCCGGCGCGAGGCATCGCCGGGCGAGCTCGATCGTTTCATCGAACCCTTCGGCTCAGGCCTGCATCATGTGTTTGTATTGCGTGTCGGCGGCAACGAATGGGTCGGCCGCAAAGTCCTGCAATACTGCGAGACGGTCGGCTGGCACATCAGCAGCGTGCTCCAACCCTGGATGCTGCTCGGACCGCTGGTGCAATGGCATTGGGGCAATCAAGGCACCGTGATCTATTTCCGTGCAGTATCTGCGCAGGAGAAAGAAACCGCGTTCCATAACGCATTGACGCAGTCGGGCAGCGAAGTGAGTTTTCCGTTTCCTGCCATGGATGACAGCGGCCGAGAGTGCGTCTGCCCGCCCGAGTATTGGCAATGCAATGAATCGCTCGCCACACAGCTGGATGCTGACGAAGGGCATTTTCGCCAGCATTGCACAAGCCTGCTCAAAAACCTGTCATCACCCGGCGCGGTGATCCATGACCCGGCGTGTTCGACGGGCGAGTTCATCGCGCACCTCGCTGGCGAACTCCCGGATCGCCAATGCCTGGGGTCTGATCGCTCAGCGTCGATGATTGACTATGCCAAAAAGCATCATGGCACTTCAGCCGCCCGGTTCTACCTGGCCGATGCCCACCACATCGCGACAACAGGTATTCAATGCGATGTGCTGATCATTCGTTTCCTCAATGCCGAAGTGATGACGCGCAAGGACGCGCAGCGAGCGCTCCTCGATATGGCAGCCGGCGTTAAACCGGGTGGCACGATTTTCCTTTTCGGCCATACGCCGGTACTGATCGCCGTGCCCTATATGGCGCAGGCGCTGAAGCTTGAACTGATATCCAGCGTAGCGGCCCGGCCCGGCCACACAGAACTGTTTCAATTCTACAGGCTGAGGACACCCGCCTAA
- a CDS encoding ABC transporter ATP-binding protein, with the protein MSLTLEHVSRTVEGQTWIDDACLSFEPGSFNVLLGRTLSGKTSLMRLMAGLDKPDSGRILMNGVDVTQRPVRLRNVSMVYQQFINYPTMTVFDNIASPLRQGGVSNELIQSKVLETAKMLRIEKFLQRYPLELSGGQQQRTAMARALVKDAELILFDEPLVNLDYKLREELRQEMRELFKARHTIAIYATTEPNEALALGGTTTILHEGRVIQSGKSSEVYHQPKTVLAAELFSEPPINLMPGRIAGNEVSFANFVHFPLNVDLRPVGEGEFRFGVRPSHISLVPSNDDDLELAVTVEVAEISGSETFLHVRNEHFLLVLHLPGVHEYDVDAPIRIYIPTHKLFVFDAQGRLVQAPGRRIARVA; encoded by the coding sequence ATGTCATTAACCCTGGAGCACGTCAGCCGCACCGTCGAGGGCCAGACCTGGATCGACGATGCGTGCCTGAGTTTCGAACCCGGATCCTTCAACGTTTTGCTCGGGCGCACGCTGTCCGGCAAGACCAGTCTCATGCGCCTGATGGCCGGGCTGGACAAGCCTGACAGCGGCCGCATCCTGATGAACGGCGTCGACGTCACGCAGCGCCCGGTGCGTTTGCGCAATGTGTCGATGGTCTATCAGCAGTTCATCAACTACCCGACCATGACCGTCTTCGACAACATCGCTTCGCCATTGCGCCAGGGCGGTGTTTCCAACGAGCTGATCCAGAGCAAAGTGCTGGAAACCGCGAAGATGCTGCGCATCGAGAAGTTTCTTCAGCGCTATCCGCTGGAACTCTCCGGCGGCCAGCAACAACGTACTGCGATGGCCCGAGCGTTGGTCAAGGATGCCGAACTGATCCTGTTCGACGAGCCGCTGGTCAACCTCGACTACAAGTTGCGCGAAGAACTGCGTCAGGAAATGCGCGAGCTGTTCAAGGCCCGGCACACCATTGCCATCTACGCCACCACCGAACCCAATGAAGCGCTGGCCCTGGGCGGCACCACCACCATTCTTCACGAAGGCCGGGTGATCCAGAGCGGCAAATCCTCGGAGGTCTATCACCAGCCAAAAACCGTGCTGGCTGCCGAATTGTTCTCCGAGCCGCCGATCAATCTGATGCCGGGCCGCATCGCCGGAAACGAAGTGAGCTTCGCCAATTTCGTGCATTTCCCATTGAATGTGGATTTGCGCCCTGTCGGCGAGGGCGAGTTCCGTTTCGGCGTGCGCCCAAGCCATATCTCACTGGTGCCGAGCAACGACGATGACCTCGAACTCGCGGTGACCGTCGAGGTCGCCGAGATCAGCGGTTCGGAAACCTTCCTGCATGTGCGCAACGAGCATTTCCTGCTGGTGCTGCACTTGCCCGGCGTTCACGAATACGACGTCGATGCGCCGATCCGGATCTATATCCCGACCCATAAACTGTTTGTGTTCGATGCGCAGGGGCGGCTGGTCCAGGCGCCCGGTCGCCGCATCGCGAGGGTTGCCTGA